One genomic window of Lynx canadensis isolate LIC74 chromosome F2, mLynCan4.pri.v2, whole genome shotgun sequence includes the following:
- the LOC115506325 gene encoding myelin P2 protein, with translation MSNRFLGTWKLVSSENFDDYMKALGVGLATRKLGNLAKPRVIISKKGDIITIRTESTFKNTEISFKLGQEFEETTADNRKTKSTVTLSRGSLNQVQKWDDKETTIKRKLVDGKMVVECKMKGVVCTRIYEKV, from the exons ATGAGCAACAGATTCCTGGGCACCTGGAAACTCGTCTCCAGTGAGAACTTTGATGATTACATGAAAGCTCTGG GTGTGGGGTTAGCCACCAGAAAACTGGGAAACTTGGCCAAACCCCGAGTGATCATCAGCAAGAAAGGGGATATTATAACTATAAGAACCGAAAGTAcgtttaaaaatacagagatcTCCTTCAAGTTAGGCCAAGAGTTTGAAGAAACCACAGCTGACAACAGGAAAACAAAg AGCACTGTAACCTTGTCAAGAGGCTCATTGAATCAAGTGCAGAAATGGGATGACAAAGagacaacaataaaaagaaagttggTGGATGGGAAAATGGTAGTG gAATGTAAAATGAAGGGCGTGGTCTGCACCAGAATTTATGAGAAGGTCTGA